In the Styela clava chromosome 8, kaStyClav1.hap1.2, whole genome shotgun sequence genome, one interval contains:
- the LOC120329984 gene encoding uncharacterized protein LOC120329984 isoform X1, whose protein sequence is METTIIFILIYVITSSWCQDETVFHCSPKPGCEIAQCDPVAVEWGSPGFNIDEHLHDKEFPITCKSKNAVSTQNTVNLFPLVSRNILDIGSIKSDLKELEENIDDKMKNIDGFGKDESRNSNNKIEEQAKEISNLQTKAIEQSEEMKKLKKDLVGVQEMNKVLVAELNGQKKINFQTKIDLVEIQEKNKQLEKEMDEQMKTNNEMTEAISRIEQKYAAMERFQRLGPTTRPITRAATTYPTTLRPTPSPGYCTVKFGNMCYFAWMQDKLEITYREAVDICKYRNANVGLPKDEESYNAIVNFFRKKVPAGSREIYIWIRLFVNPKTLRVTPANSFQKWHPGFPTIEYTNVFLGVNARANDQYQGMRNGEPDWKLDGVICEIQI, encoded by the exons ATGGAAACaacaatcatttttatcttGATCTACGTCATCACTTCATCCTGGTGTCAAGATGAAACAGTGTTTCACTGCTCACCCAAGCCTGGTTGTGAGATTGCACAATGTGATCCGGTTGCTGTAGAGTGGGGCAGTCCAGGTTTCAACATTGATGAACATCTGCATGACAAAGAGTTTCCGATTACATGCAAATCTAAGAATGCGGTATCAACTCAGAATACTGTCAATCTCTTTCCTTTAGTATCGAGAAATATTTTAG atatcggaagTATCAAATCAGACTTGAAAGAACTGGAAGAAAACATCgatgataaaatgaaaaacattgACGGTTTTGGAAAGGACG AAAGTCGCAACTCTAACAACAAAATTGAAGAACAAGCAAAGGAAATTAGCAATCTTCAAACAAAAGCGATAGAGCAgtctgaagaaatgaaaaaactgAAGAAAG ATTTGGTCGGAGTTCAAGAAATGAATAAAGTGTTGGTAGCAGAATTGAACGGacagaagaaaataaattttcagacaAAGATAG ATTTGGTtgaaatacaagaaaaaaataaacagtTGGAAAAAGAAATGGATGAAcaaatgaaaacaaacaatgaGATGACCGAAG CAATATCAcgaattgaacaaaaatatgCTGCAATGGAGAGGTTCCAGCGTCTTGGACCTACAACAAGGCCGATCACCAGGGCAGCGACAACGTATCCAACAACATTGAGACCAACTCCTTCCCCAG GATACTGCACTGTGAAGTTTGGAAATATGTGTTATTTCGCTTGGATGCAAGATAAATTGGAAATCACCTACAGAGAAGCGGTGGATATTTGCAAGTATCGTAATGCAAACGTGGGTTTGCCTAAAGATGAAGAATCGTACAATGCAATTGTGAATTTCTTTAGAAAGAAAGTTCCAGCTGGAAGCCGTGAGATTTATATATGGATAAGACTTTTTGTCAATCCAAAG ACTCTACGCGTCACACCTGCAAATTCCTTTCAAAAATGGCATCCAGGTTTTCCAACAATTGAATACACAAATGTTTTTCTGGGTGTTAATGCGAGAGCAAATGATCAATATCAAGGGATGAGAAATGGTGAACCTGACTGGAAGCTTGATGGAGTTATCTGTGAGATCCAGATTTAA
- the LOC120329984 gene encoding uncharacterized protein LOC120329984 isoform X2 produces METTIIFILIYVITSSWCQDETVFHCSPKPGCEIAQCDPVAVEWGSPGFNIDEHLHDKEFPITCKSKNAVSTQNTVNLFPLVSRNILDIGSIKSDLKELEENIDDKMKNIDGFGKDESRNSNNKIEEQAKEISNLQTKAIEQSEEMKKLKKDLVEIQEKNKQLEKEMDEQMKTNNEMTEAISRIEQKYAAMERFQRLGPTTRPITRAATTYPTTLRPTPSPGYCTVKFGNMCYFAWMQDKLEITYREAVDICKYRNANVGLPKDEESYNAIVNFFRKKVPAGSREIYIWIRLFVNPKTLRVTPANSFQKWHPGFPTIEYTNVFLGVNARANDQYQGMRNGEPDWKLDGVICEIQI; encoded by the exons ATGGAAACaacaatcatttttatcttGATCTACGTCATCACTTCATCCTGGTGTCAAGATGAAACAGTGTTTCACTGCTCACCCAAGCCTGGTTGTGAGATTGCACAATGTGATCCGGTTGCTGTAGAGTGGGGCAGTCCAGGTTTCAACATTGATGAACATCTGCATGACAAAGAGTTTCCGATTACATGCAAATCTAAGAATGCGGTATCAACTCAGAATACTGTCAATCTCTTTCCTTTAGTATCGAGAAATATTTTAG atatcggaagTATCAAATCAGACTTGAAAGAACTGGAAGAAAACATCgatgataaaatgaaaaacattgACGGTTTTGGAAAGGACG AAAGTCGCAACTCTAACAACAAAATTGAAGAACAAGCAAAGGAAATTAGCAATCTTCAAACAAAAGCGATAGAGCAgtctgaagaaatgaaaaaactgAAGAAAG ATTTGGTtgaaatacaagaaaaaaataaacagtTGGAAAAAGAAATGGATGAAcaaatgaaaacaaacaatgaGATGACCGAAG CAATATCAcgaattgaacaaaaatatgCTGCAATGGAGAGGTTCCAGCGTCTTGGACCTACAACAAGGCCGATCACCAGGGCAGCGACAACGTATCCAACAACATTGAGACCAACTCCTTCCCCAG GATACTGCACTGTGAAGTTTGGAAATATGTGTTATTTCGCTTGGATGCAAGATAAATTGGAAATCACCTACAGAGAAGCGGTGGATATTTGCAAGTATCGTAATGCAAACGTGGGTTTGCCTAAAGATGAAGAATCGTACAATGCAATTGTGAATTTCTTTAGAAAGAAAGTTCCAGCTGGAAGCCGTGAGATTTATATATGGATAAGACTTTTTGTCAATCCAAAG ACTCTACGCGTCACACCTGCAAATTCCTTTCAAAAATGGCATCCAGGTTTTCCAACAATTGAATACACAAATGTTTTTCTGGGTGTTAATGCGAGAGCAAATGATCAATATCAAGGGATGAGAAATGGTGAACCTGACTGGAAGCTTGATGGAGTTATCTGTGAGATCCAGATTTAA